The following proteins are encoded in a genomic region of Haloarcula marina:
- a CDS encoding transcription initiation factor IIB, translating to MERPTRQRDTDQQEREQESEDTGQQTCPECESENISSDGGGELVCEDCGLVIEDENIDRGPEWRAFNHSERQSKSRVGAPTTQTMHDKGLTTQIDWKDKDAYGRSLSSEKRSQMHRLRKWQERIRTKDAGERNLQFALSEIDRMASALGVPRSVREVASVIYRRALNEDLIRGRSIEGVATACLYAACRQEGIPRSLEEVSDVSRVEQKEIGRTYRYVAQELELKMEPVDPKQYVPRFASELELSEEVQSKANEIIDTTAEQGLLSGKSPTGYAAAAIYAASLLCNEKKTQREVADVAQVTEVTIRNRYQEQIEAMGIH from the coding sequence ATGGAAAGGCCGACGCGCCAGCGGGATACGGACCAACAGGAGCGTGAGCAGGAGTCCGAGGATACAGGCCAGCAGACCTGTCCCGAGTGTGAGTCGGAGAACATATCCAGTGACGGCGGCGGGGAACTCGTCTGCGAGGACTGTGGCCTCGTGATCGAAGACGAGAACATCGACCGCGGGCCGGAGTGGCGTGCCTTCAACCACTCGGAGCGTCAGTCGAAGTCGCGCGTCGGAGCGCCGACGACCCAGACGATGCACGATAAGGGGCTGACGACCCAAATCGACTGGAAAGACAAAGACGCCTACGGCCGTTCACTGTCCTCCGAGAAACGCTCGCAGATGCACCGACTTCGGAAGTGGCAGGAGCGAATCCGGACGAAAGACGCCGGTGAGCGAAACCTCCAGTTCGCGCTCTCGGAGATTGACCGCATGGCTTCCGCGCTGGGTGTCCCGCGCTCGGTCAGGGAAGTCGCTTCGGTCATCTACCGGCGCGCGCTCAACGAGGACCTCATCCGCGGCCGCTCCATCGAGGGCGTCGCGACGGCGTGTCTGTACGCCGCCTGTCGGCAGGAAGGAATTCCCCGCAGTCTGGAAGAGGTGTCCGACGTGTCCCGGGTCGAACAGAAGGAAATCGGGCGGACCTACCGCTACGTCGCACAGGAACTCGAACTGAAGATGGAACCGGTCGACCCCAAGCAGTACGTCCCCCGGTTCGCCTCGGAACTGGAACTCTCTGAGGAGGTCCAGTCGAAGGCCAACGAGATTATCGACACCACTGCCGAACAGGGCCTGCTCTCCGGCAAGTCCCCGACTGGGTACGCCGCCGCCGCCATCTACGCGGCGTCGCTCCTCTGCAACGAGAAGAAGACCCAGCGCGAAGTCGCCGACGTGGCGCAGGTGACGGAAGTCACCATCCGGAACCGGTATCAGGAACAGATCGAAGCGATGGGCATCCACTGA